A window of the Salvelinus fontinalis isolate EN_2023a chromosome 26, ASM2944872v1, whole genome shotgun sequence genome harbors these coding sequences:
- the LOC129824220 gene encoding zinc finger protein 263-like — translation MSNTVSFSTQIGAIMDVLAKAAVAEITKFVDEGTVVLRLEMCRKENEIEGLKNSLQLMERELRKAQREAAARGTNDRQRAEGIQLGSGTSQKGNEEDQKSQATPVEDPEKFNELQSSGHLVEARGGLELLVKAEQVEKHVAQGTVQDPGITGSLDFRMDERDSQLWFSVTQGLSGNDSTHPDGSYTTERCLQMFSSQADQYPTPIPSHPASCNSLSSAEKPLNDIFSTVPVKVEPEWHPLYHGDAMSESFQADQGQYRDNMHPVVMEGLILQPRLQQPGPSSQGLMRATGNTSESNSHSNEHILNKNRLKTKRMVNVWRAVPNQKVFICSLCGKSFHRHCQLEAHQHSHAGVKPYRCLECGKCFTQKTRLKSHQSVHTGERPFSCRLCGKMFARQDNCQRHERFHSGQKPFSCVQCGKSFTVLGNLKIHQKHQCKFANVRM, via the exons ATGTCTAACACTGTTTCTTTTAGTACACAAATAGGTGCAATCATGGATGTGCTAGCAAAGGCAGCTGTTGCAGAAATAACCAAATTTGTAGACGAGGGTACTGTCGTGCTACGGCTGGAAATGTGTCGGAAAGAAAATGAGATAGAAGGCCTTAAAAATAGTTTACAGCTGATGGAAAGAGAACTGAGGAAAGCTCAAAGGGAAGCAGCAGCACGAGGAACAAATGACAGGCAACGTGCTGAGGGAATTCAGCTTGGGAGTGGGACCTCACAAAAAG GTAATGAAGAGGACCAGAAATCCCAAGCCACGCCTGTAGAGGACCCGGAGAAGTTCAATGAGCTGCAGAGCTCAGGACACCTTGTGGAGGCGAGGGGTGGACTGGAGTTGTTGGTGAAAGCAGAGCAGGTGGAAAAACATGTAGCCCAGGGAACTGTACAAGACCCAGGAATCACAGGCAGTTTGGACTTTAGAATGGATGAGAGAGATAGTCAGCTGTGGTTCTCTGTTACACAAGGACTAAGTGGGAATGATTCCACTCACCCAGATGGGTCTTACACTACAGAGAGATGCTTACAGATGTTTTCCTCTCAGGCAGATCAATATCCcactcccatcccatcccatcctgcTTCCTGCAACTCTTTGTCTTCTGCAGAGAAACCACTTAATGACATTTTCAGCACTGTCCCAGTGAAAGTGGAGCCCGAGTGGCATCCTCTTTATCATGGCGATGCCATGTCTGAGTCCTTTCAAGCTGACCAGGGGCAGTACAGAGATAATATGCACCCTGTTGTGATGGAGGGCTTGATTTTACAGCCTAGACTGCAGCAGCCAGGACCTTCTTCACAAGGGCTCATGAGAGCAACTGGGAACACATCTGAGTCAAACTCACACAGCAATGAGCATATTCTTAATAAGAACAGATTGAAAACAAAAAGAATGGTCAATGTTTGGAGAGCTGTACCAAACCAAAAAGTGTTTATATGCTCATTGTGTGGAAAGAGCTTCCACCGCCATTGTCAACTTGAAGCACACCAGCACTCTCACGCTGGAGTCAAACCATACAGATGTCTTGAGTGTGGGAAATGTTTTACGCAGAAAACCAGACTTAAGTCCCATCAGAGTGTTCACACGGGTGAGAGACCTTTCAGTTGCAGACTCTGTGGCAAGATGTTTGCAAGGCAGGACAACTGCCAAAGACATGAGCGATTTCACAGTGGACAAAAGCCATTTAGTTGTGTGCAGTGTGGTAAAAGTTTCACGGTTCTCGGTAACCTCAAAATACATCAAAAACATCAATGTAAATTTGCCAATGTCAGAATGTAA
- the LOC129824222 gene encoding rho GTPase-activating protein 30-like encodes MRRLRRKGGNNEKVFGCHLLDHLAITCQEIPQVLRSCSEFIEKHGVVDGIYRLSGVSSNTQKLRGEFDSEGTPDLNKDVYLQDIHCVSSLCKAYFRELPNPLLTYQLYDKYAEAVAIQLEDERLVKIKDVLKELPTPHYRTLEFLMRHLVKMASYSSHTNMHARNLAIVWAPNLLRSKDIEASGFNGTAAFMEVRIQSIVVEFILTHVPQLFPDSGIGLECLKSFPSPSIHNPEKPLFRAIPFQLGNISPGDGPPAMRSYHAIINGTDKRKGSLKSRKWKSIFNLGGRLQDPRRRNKNSTKEKERTVLRPAKSMDSLSSMPYLHEGSRQRAPSTVMSPLAQPSPCPQGGADRGASTNGSDVGSGYAVTFRRGQGASVSVVSGGTKGKYSRVNSHCSGGNSTEALQPPSRSPGLSSKADRRAGIHISGPFSVTVPLHITSGLAFGVLQGGGAERGNHSGDKGEGERQEEGERHIRVEVVVEDETDGVKRRDQEVSEERRDEAEDDKVEGKEDRRNEEELNGDFVSKPSEEKGEESEGGGADTVNHENDEEEDEEGEHMEIKGSAQTALDSPNGVRNDAVATDVPYPTTMEEDDAQVQDCPLDFQDTFGFLDLMDSSASTKMFQAFSVEPHHGEDEYEDEVEQRSPELSHDKPDSVTQPPVDTQTQIQTGCQTETHTLRQTQTPTHRPLSFDQYVRADKSMSLPYMSRPFLPARCSSSEEEDNDDKDADYDREDEDDDDMFCKSLPSSLVFNRLTWSGPQTDVESALSLPAKPSQQLDSASDDSSIGIGLSQSSEARMPPEHLDIDSPDCCNPSEEVLRHSKAEEENRLEAIDLLGGEDAVQDPDNQEKDQADTLTNTCTESTEIQECCHSVETSITKEEETPGDIERGLASASSSTDCEEASLQTTAEEEDTGVHLQLRDEEDLKSHCGEGVISEDYNGDSVSEAEKADSQEHLLTACHIVSCAEEPKNILNERSEVVSAGGAMEQPENSAVRDSEGKEEDVEEEMEEREDRNKGEFNKQEGEVTRTETEKREVLKELEETEGEDFGAREQRGMIEEEERIAGEEGEVGEEDIYEIKSILARDDMMESGERKDREGETEESKVMEEVIETKEGESIRVQQKEIDKGGEGKTSEEMSAKEETKREVEGVDTMGETEEEAAEEGMENMLIDNEEHKQDLEAQHVLERGEKAIDLMKDVAGEGDEEGDKEMEVGGVIRDEEGDSIHVVQQETEEHESTGPDKENHERENEGETKDQLQIPTIIEESEEELKEVQIYIKEFNKGQKEGRGSKVGSEKGVGRVLVRSKQQTPPKVCQSRSVPMVPPKPHHCRITSLNLRQEQQRERREADRARGEGKVHRALGQQDKDKERKMEGKPEHDKVCETEQQ; translated from the exons GATCAAGGACGTGCTGAAGGAATTACCCACTCCCCATTACAG AACTCTAGAGTTCCTGATGCGTCACCTTGTAAAGATGGCTTCTTATTCCTCACACACCAACATGCATGCCCGGAACCTCGCCATTGTTTGGGCTCCAAACCTtctcag GTCAAAAGACATTGAGGCGTCAGGGTTTAACGGTACTGCAGCTTTCATGGAGGTGAGGATCCAGTCCATCGTAGTGGAATTCATCCTCACCCACGTGCCCCAGCTGTTTCCTGATTCAG GTATTGGTCTGGAGTGTCTTAAGTCATTCCCATCTCCCTCTATACACAATCCAGAGAAACCTTTATTCCGGGCCATTCCATTCCAGTTAGGCAATATCAGCCCAGGGGACGGCCCCCCGGCCATGCGCTCATATCACGCCATCATCAACGGCACAGACAA GAGGAAGGGATCTCTCAAGAGCAGGAAGTGGAAGTCCATCTTCAATTTAGGAGGCAGACTCCAAGACCCGAGACGAAGGAACAAGAACTCAACCAAAG AAAAAGAGAGAACTGTCTTAAGGCCAGCCAAGAGCATGGATTCCCTGAGCTCAATGCCCTATTTGCATGAAG GTTCCAGACAACGAGCCCCTTCCACTGTCATGTCCCCCCTGGCTCAGCCCTCTCCCTGTCCCCAAGGTGGTGCTGATAGAGGGGCATCCACTAATGGTAGTGATGTGGGCAGCGGATATGCTGTGACCTTCCGGAGGGGTCAGGGGGCTAGTGTGAGTGTAGTGAGCGGGGGAACAAAGGGCAAATACAGTCGAGTGAACAGTCACTGTAGTGGGGGCAACAGCACTGAGGCTCTGCAACCCCCATCCAGATCCCCAGGACTCTCCAGCAAAGCGGACCGGCGGGCAGGGATACACATCTCCGGACCTTTCTCAGTCACCGTCCCCCTTCACATCACATCAGGCCTGGCCTTTGGGGTGCTGCAGGGGGGTGGAGCAGAAAGGGGCAATCATAGCGGAGATAAGGGGGAGggtgagagacaggaggaaggggaAAGGCACATCCGAGTGGAAGTTGTGGTGGAGGACGAGACTGACGGAGTCAAGAGAAGAGATCAAGAGGTatcggaggagaggagagatgaggcagAGGATGATAAAGTTGAAGGAAAAGAAGACAGAAGAAACGAGGAGGAACTGAATGGGGACTTTGTATCTAAGCCATCAGAGGAGAAGGGTGAAGAGAGTGAGGGTGGAGGAGCGGATACAGTAAACCATGAAAAcgatgaagaggaggatgaagagggagaACACATGG AAATCAAAGGCTCTGCACAGACTGCCCTGGATTCTCCAAATGGTGTCAGAAATGACGCAGTTGCCACAGATGTGCCGTACCCTACGACGATGGAGGAGGACGATGCACAAGTCCAGGACTGTCCACTAGACTTTCAGGATACTTTTGGATTCCTGGACCTCATGGACAGCAGTGCCTCCAccaag atGTTCCAGGCGTTCTCAGTGGAGCCTCATCATGGGGAAGATGAGTATGAGGACGAGGTGGAGCAGAGATCCCCTGAACTCTCACATGACAAACCAGACTCTGTCACACAGCCACctgtagacacacagacacaaatacagacaggctgccaaacagagacacacacactgaggcagaCACAAACGCCCACACACAGACCTCTAAGCTTTGATCAATATGTACGAGCCGACAAGTCAATGAGTCTACCTTACATGTCCAGGCCCTTCCTGCCTGCTCGGTGCTCTTCCTCTGAAGAAGAGGATAATGACGACAAAGATGCTGATTACGACAGAgaagatgaggatgatgatgacatgttctGTAAAAGTCTACCATCTAGTTTGGTGTTCAACAGACTGACATGGAGTGGGCCTCAGACTGACGTGGAGAGCGCTTTGTCCCTCCCTGCTAAGCCCTCACAACAATTGGACAGTGCTTCTGATGACAGCTCCATAGGAATTGGTCTATCACAGAGTTCTGAGGCCAGAATGCCTCCTGAGCACTTGGACATTGATTCCCCTGATTGCTGTAACCCATCAGAAGAGGTCTTGAGGCATAGCAAGGCTGAAGAAGAGAATAGACTGGAAGCGATAGACCTGTTGGGGGGGGAGGATGCAGTGCAGGATCCAGACAACCAGGAGAAAGACCAGGCAGACACACTGACGAATACATGCACAGAAAG CACTGAGATACAAGAATGTTGTCACTCGGTTGAAACGAGCATAACGAAGGAAGAGGAAACACCAGGTGACATTGAGAGGGGCCTCGCTTCAGCATCCTCATCAACTGACTGTGAGGAGGCCTCACTGCAGACCACTGCAGAGGAAGAGGACACTGGAGTTCACCTGCAGCTCAGAGACGAGGAGGACCTGAAGAGTCACTGTGGTGAAGGTGTGATTTCAGAGGATTACAATGGCGATAGCGTGAGCGAAGCCGAGAAAGCAGATTCACAAGAGCATTTACTCACTGCCTGTCATATAGTTTCCTGTGCTGAAGAGCCAAAGAACATACTCAATGAGCGATCGGAGGTAGTTTCAGCTGGGGGCGCAATGGAGCAGCCTGAAAATAGTGCTGTGAGGGATAGCGAGGGAAAGGAGGAAGAtgtagaggaagagatggaggaaagAGAAGATAGAAATAAGGGAGAATTTAACAAACAAGAAGGAGAGGTAACAAGAACTGAGACTGAGAAGAGAGAGGTATTAAAGGAGTTGGAAGAAACAGAAGGGGAGGACTTTGGGGCGAGGGAGCAAAGAGGAATGATTGAAGAAGAGGAAAGGATTGCAGGTGAGGAAGGGGAAGTAGGAGAAGAAGACATTTATGAGATAAAGAGCATATTAGCCAGGGATGACATGATGGAAAGTGGAGAGAGGAAGGATAGGGAAGGGGAGACTGAGGAAAGTAAAGTTATGGAGGAGGTGATAGAAAccaaagagggagagagtattAGAGTACAGCAGAAAGAGATAGATAAGGGAGGAGAGGGTAAGACAAGTGAAGAGATGAGTGCAAAAGAAGAGACGAAGCGAGAGGTGGAAGGAGTGGATACCATGGGAGAGACTGAGGAAGAGGCAGCTGAAGAGGGGATGGAAAATATGTTGATTGATAATGAGGAGCATAAACAGGACCTAGAGGCACAGCATgttttagagagaggagaaaaagctATAGATCTGATGAAGGATGTTgcgggagagggagatgaggagggagataaagagatggAAGTGGGAGGTGTAATCAGGGACGAAGAAGGAGATAGTATACATGTGGTCCAACAGGAGACAGAGGAACATGAATCAACAGGGCCAGATAAGGAGAACCACGAGAGGGAGAATGAAGGAGAGACAAAAGACCAACTACAGATACCAACAATAATAGAGGAAAGTGAGGAAGAACTGAAAGAGGTCCAGATTTACATCAAAGAATTTAATAAGGGACAGAAGGAAGGGAGAGGTAGTAAAGTGGGTTCTGAAAAAGGGGTGGGGAGAGTGCTGGTCAGGTCTAAACAACAAACACCCCCTAAAGTGTGTCAATCAAGATCAGTGCCAATGGTACCACCCAAGCCACATCACTGCCGAATAACTTCACTGAACCTCAGACaagagcagcagagggagaggagagaggcagacagagccaGGGGGGAGGGAAAGGTACACAGGGCTTTGGGACAGCAAGATaaggacaaagagagaaagatggaaggGAAGCCAGAGCATGACAAAGTCTGCGAGACAGAACAACAGTGA